Proteins encoded in a region of the Mycteria americana isolate JAX WOST 10 ecotype Jacksonville Zoo and Gardens chromosome 9, USCA_MyAme_1.0, whole genome shotgun sequence genome:
- the STRADB gene encoding STE20-related kinase adapter protein beta isoform X3 — MSCLDCSCILRTPVESIRPEELSQSSIHECLADSDLAWIPPSIGRNEMVFCSSNVSHYELQLEIGRRFNNLTSVYLARHTPTGMQVAVRITDLENCSEEHLKALQNEVVLSHFFQHPNVMTLWTVFTAGSWLWVISPFMAYGSARHLLKTYFPEGMSEALIGNILFGAIRGLNYMHQNGYIHSTSVLPWLSPELLRQDLSGYNMKSDIYSVGITACELANGHVPFQDMPRTQMLLQKLKGPTYCPWDINTFPRGESRMKNSRSGVDSGIGESMTRTMTSERLQLPFSKTFSPAFHNLVELCLQQDPEKRPSASSLLSHTFFKQIKEQTQNSLLSLLPPPIQNNRSEFLALPSTAVGTKLGHSTANQDDTDWEF; from the exons ATGTCTTGTTTG GACTGTTCCTGTATTCTTCGTACACCAGTTGAATCAATCAGACCAGAAGAGCTGTCTCAGAGCAGCATCCATGAATGCCTG GCTGATTCTGATCTTGCCTGGATTCCCCCATCTATAGGAAGGAATGAAATGGTATTTTGCTCTTCTAATGTCTCTCACTATGAACTCCAGCTGGAAATAG GAAGGAGGTTCAACAACTTAACTTCAGTCTACCTTGCACGGCATACACCTACAGGCATGCAAGTTGCTGTAAGGATCACAGACCTAGAAAACTGCTCTGAAGAGCATCTGAAAGCCTTACAG aATGAGGTGGTTTTATCCCACTTCTTCCAGCACCCTAACGTAATGACGCTTTGGACAGTGTTTACAGCTGGTAGTTGGCTTTGGGTCATCTCCCCATTCATGGCCTATG GTTCAGCTAGACACCTGCTGAAGACCTACTTTCCTGAAGGAATGAGTGAGGCTTTGATAGGGAACATTCTATTTGGTGCAATCAGAGGATTAAATTACATGCACCAGAACGGCTACATTCACAG TACATCCGTGCTTCCTTGGCTGAGTCCTGAATTACTGAGACAG gATTTGTCTGGGTATAACATGAAGTCTGACATTTACAGTGTGGGAATTACAGCATGTGAATTAGCCAATGGACATGTTCCTTTTCAAGATATGCCTCGCACTCAG ATGCTGCTGCAAAAGCTGAAAGGTCCCACATACTGTCCTTGGGATATAAATACTTTTCCCCGTGGGGAATCCAGGATGAAGAATTCCCGATCAGGCGTTGATTCTGGAATTGGTGAGAGCATGACACGCACAATGACCAGTGAAAGACTACAACTTcccttttccaaaacattttcaccTGCTTTCCACAACTTGGTAGAACTTTGCTTGCAACAGGACCCTGAGAAAAG GCCGTCAGCAAGCAGTTTGCTTTCGCATACGTTCTTCAAACAG atAAAAGAACAAACACAGAATTCACTACTGTCTCTATTACCACCTCCTATTCAAAATAACAGATCAGAGTTCTTGGCACTGCCCTCAACAGCAGTTGGGACTAAACTTGGACATAGTACTGCGAATCAAGATGATACAGACTGGGAATTCTAA
- the STRADB gene encoding STE20-related kinase adapter protein beta isoform X1 gives MSCLDCSCILRTPVESIRPEELSQSSIHECLADSDLAWIPPSIGRNEMVFCSSNVSHYELQLEIGRRFNNLTSVYLARHTPTGMQVAVRITDLENCSEEHLKALQNEVVLSHFFQHPNVMTLWTVFTAGSWLWVISPFMAYGSARHLLKTYFPEGMSEALIGNILFGAIRGLNYMHQNGYIHRNIKASHILISGDGLVSLSGLNNLYSLVKNGQKSKVVYDFPQFSTSVLPWLSPELLRQDLSGYNMKSDIYSVGITACELANGHVPFQDMPRTQMLLQKLKGPTYCPWDINTFPRGESRMKNSRSGVDSGIGESMTRTMTSERLQLPFSKTFSPAFHNLVELCLQQDPEKRPSASSLLSHTFFKQIKEQTQNSLLSLLPPPIQNNRSEFLALPSTAVGTKLGHSTANQDDTDWEF, from the exons ATGTCTTGTTTG GACTGTTCCTGTATTCTTCGTACACCAGTTGAATCAATCAGACCAGAAGAGCTGTCTCAGAGCAGCATCCATGAATGCCTG GCTGATTCTGATCTTGCCTGGATTCCCCCATCTATAGGAAGGAATGAAATGGTATTTTGCTCTTCTAATGTCTCTCACTATGAACTCCAGCTGGAAATAG GAAGGAGGTTCAACAACTTAACTTCAGTCTACCTTGCACGGCATACACCTACAGGCATGCAAGTTGCTGTAAGGATCACAGACCTAGAAAACTGCTCTGAAGAGCATCTGAAAGCCTTACAG aATGAGGTGGTTTTATCCCACTTCTTCCAGCACCCTAACGTAATGACGCTTTGGACAGTGTTTACAGCTGGTAGTTGGCTTTGGGTCATCTCCCCATTCATGGCCTATG GTTCAGCTAGACACCTGCTGAAGACCTACTTTCCTGAAGGAATGAGTGAGGCTTTGATAGGGAACATTCTATTTGGTGCAATCAGAGGATTAAATTACATGCACCAGAACGGCTACATTCACAG GAATATTAAAGCTAGCCACATTCTGATTTCAGGGGATGGGCTGGTTTCTCTCTCTGGCTTAAACAACCTCTACAGTTTAGTTAAAAATGGACAAAAGTCAAAGGTGGTATATGATTTTCCCCAATTTAGTACATCCGTGCTTCCTTGGCTGAGTCCTGAATTACTGAGACAG gATTTGTCTGGGTATAACATGAAGTCTGACATTTACAGTGTGGGAATTACAGCATGTGAATTAGCCAATGGACATGTTCCTTTTCAAGATATGCCTCGCACTCAG ATGCTGCTGCAAAAGCTGAAAGGTCCCACATACTGTCCTTGGGATATAAATACTTTTCCCCGTGGGGAATCCAGGATGAAGAATTCCCGATCAGGCGTTGATTCTGGAATTGGTGAGAGCATGACACGCACAATGACCAGTGAAAGACTACAACTTcccttttccaaaacattttcaccTGCTTTCCACAACTTGGTAGAACTTTGCTTGCAACAGGACCCTGAGAAAAG GCCGTCAGCAAGCAGTTTGCTTTCGCATACGTTCTTCAAACAG atAAAAGAACAAACACAGAATTCACTACTGTCTCTATTACCACCTCCTATTCAAAATAACAGATCAGAGTTCTTGGCACTGCCCTCAACAGCAGTTGGGACTAAACTTGGACATAGTACTGCGAATCAAGATGATACAGACTGGGAATTCTAA
- the STRADB gene encoding STE20-related kinase adapter protein beta isoform X2: MSCLDCSCILRTPVESIRPEELSQSSIHECLADSDLAWIPPSIGRNEMVFCSSNVSHYELQLEIGRRFNNLTSVYLARHTPTGMQVAVRITDLENCSEEHLKALQNEVVLSHFFQHPNVMTLWTVFTAGSWLWVISPFMAYGSARHLLKTYFPEGMSEALIGNILFGAIRGLNYMHQNGYIHRNIKASHILISGDGLVSLSGLNNLYSLVKNGQKSKVVYDFPQFSTSVLPWLSPELLRQDLSGYNMKSDIYSVGITACELANGHVPFQDMPRTQMLLQKLKGPTYCPWDINTFPRGESRMKNSRSGVDSGIGESMTRTMTSERLQLPFSKTFSPAFHNLVELCLQQDPEKRPSASSLLSHTFFKQIRVLGTALNSSWD; this comes from the exons ATGTCTTGTTTG GACTGTTCCTGTATTCTTCGTACACCAGTTGAATCAATCAGACCAGAAGAGCTGTCTCAGAGCAGCATCCATGAATGCCTG GCTGATTCTGATCTTGCCTGGATTCCCCCATCTATAGGAAGGAATGAAATGGTATTTTGCTCTTCTAATGTCTCTCACTATGAACTCCAGCTGGAAATAG GAAGGAGGTTCAACAACTTAACTTCAGTCTACCTTGCACGGCATACACCTACAGGCATGCAAGTTGCTGTAAGGATCACAGACCTAGAAAACTGCTCTGAAGAGCATCTGAAAGCCTTACAG aATGAGGTGGTTTTATCCCACTTCTTCCAGCACCCTAACGTAATGACGCTTTGGACAGTGTTTACAGCTGGTAGTTGGCTTTGGGTCATCTCCCCATTCATGGCCTATG GTTCAGCTAGACACCTGCTGAAGACCTACTTTCCTGAAGGAATGAGTGAGGCTTTGATAGGGAACATTCTATTTGGTGCAATCAGAGGATTAAATTACATGCACCAGAACGGCTACATTCACAG GAATATTAAAGCTAGCCACATTCTGATTTCAGGGGATGGGCTGGTTTCTCTCTCTGGCTTAAACAACCTCTACAGTTTAGTTAAAAATGGACAAAAGTCAAAGGTGGTATATGATTTTCCCCAATTTAGTACATCCGTGCTTCCTTGGCTGAGTCCTGAATTACTGAGACAG gATTTGTCTGGGTATAACATGAAGTCTGACATTTACAGTGTGGGAATTACAGCATGTGAATTAGCCAATGGACATGTTCCTTTTCAAGATATGCCTCGCACTCAG ATGCTGCTGCAAAAGCTGAAAGGTCCCACATACTGTCCTTGGGATATAAATACTTTTCCCCGTGGGGAATCCAGGATGAAGAATTCCCGATCAGGCGTTGATTCTGGAATTGGTGAGAGCATGACACGCACAATGACCAGTGAAAGACTACAACTTcccttttccaaaacattttcaccTGCTTTCCACAACTTGGTAGAACTTTGCTTGCAACAGGACCCTGAGAAAAG GCCGTCAGCAAGCAGTTTGCTTTCGCATACGTTCTTCAAACAG ATCAGAGTTCTTGGCACTGCCCTCAACAGCAGTTGGGACTAA
- the STRADB gene encoding STE20-related kinase adapter protein beta isoform X4 gives MQVAVRITDLENCSEEHLKALQNEVVLSHFFQHPNVMTLWTVFTAGSWLWVISPFMAYGSARHLLKTYFPEGMSEALIGNILFGAIRGLNYMHQNGYIHRNIKASHILISGDGLVSLSGLNNLYSLVKNGQKSKVVYDFPQFSTSVLPWLSPELLRQDLSGYNMKSDIYSVGITACELANGHVPFQDMPRTQMLLQKLKGPTYCPWDINTFPRGESRMKNSRSGVDSGIGESMTRTMTSERLQLPFSKTFSPAFHNLVELCLQQDPEKRPSASSLLSHTFFKQIKEQTQNSLLSLLPPPIQNNRSEFLALPSTAVGTKLGHSTANQDDTDWEF, from the exons ATGCAAGTTGCTGTAAGGATCACAGACCTAGAAAACTGCTCTGAAGAGCATCTGAAAGCCTTACAG aATGAGGTGGTTTTATCCCACTTCTTCCAGCACCCTAACGTAATGACGCTTTGGACAGTGTTTACAGCTGGTAGTTGGCTTTGGGTCATCTCCCCATTCATGGCCTATG GTTCAGCTAGACACCTGCTGAAGACCTACTTTCCTGAAGGAATGAGTGAGGCTTTGATAGGGAACATTCTATTTGGTGCAATCAGAGGATTAAATTACATGCACCAGAACGGCTACATTCACAG GAATATTAAAGCTAGCCACATTCTGATTTCAGGGGATGGGCTGGTTTCTCTCTCTGGCTTAAACAACCTCTACAGTTTAGTTAAAAATGGACAAAAGTCAAAGGTGGTATATGATTTTCCCCAATTTAGTACATCCGTGCTTCCTTGGCTGAGTCCTGAATTACTGAGACAG gATTTGTCTGGGTATAACATGAAGTCTGACATTTACAGTGTGGGAATTACAGCATGTGAATTAGCCAATGGACATGTTCCTTTTCAAGATATGCCTCGCACTCAG ATGCTGCTGCAAAAGCTGAAAGGTCCCACATACTGTCCTTGGGATATAAATACTTTTCCCCGTGGGGAATCCAGGATGAAGAATTCCCGATCAGGCGTTGATTCTGGAATTGGTGAGAGCATGACACGCACAATGACCAGTGAAAGACTACAACTTcccttttccaaaacattttcaccTGCTTTCCACAACTTGGTAGAACTTTGCTTGCAACAGGACCCTGAGAAAAG GCCGTCAGCAAGCAGTTTGCTTTCGCATACGTTCTTCAAACAG atAAAAGAACAAACACAGAATTCACTACTGTCTCTATTACCACCTCCTATTCAAAATAACAGATCAGAGTTCTTGGCACTGCCCTCAACAGCAGTTGGGACTAAACTTGGACATAGTACTGCGAATCAAGATGATACAGACTGGGAATTCTAA
- the TMEM237 gene encoding transmembrane protein 237 isoform X2, producing MSSDLYQYFFSLTVHLYGVTSPDQFAGCCSGCAGLYLCKWHLLSVFSMAKIQCPPRALPPVPSGNQDEIPLSRPKKRKPKGKTPLDGIVQAAVRRQSESSEPLTPEPHDVPPQRKRKKKKIPTDTETSFTQQNVASLFQNGNGMDVPEAEETVIRKQRKRTKKPRPAETHCCNELEVEEEDIIEDEHRKSPDQQPVFAAPTGISQPVSKVFVEKNRRFQAADRAELIKTTENINVLMDVKSSWTTRDVALSVHRSFRVIGLFTHGFLAGYAVWNIIVVYILAGNQLSTVSNLLQQYKALAYPAQSLFYLLLSISTVSAFDRIDLAKASVALRGFLTLDPAAVASFLYFAALILSLSQQMTCDRINLYTPPSENGSIWMAGTEEEIVQPWIVVNLVVSILVGASWIFLSYRPELDHSEELMFHAEIEEFPQGDIIPRVQP from the exons ATGAGTTCTGACctttatcagtattttttctcCCTTACGGTGCACCTGTATGGTGTGACCAGTCCTGACCAGTTTGCTGGATGCTGCTCAGGGTGTGCTGGTCTCTACCTGTGTAAATGGCACTTGCTGTCAGTCTTCAGCATGGCCAAAATCCAG TGCCCGCCTCGTGCCCTCCCTCCAGTGCCAAG TGGAAACCAAG ATGAGATTCCACTCAGTCGTCCCAAAAAAAGGAAGCCCAAAGGAAAGACTCCATTAG ATGGCATCGTCCAAGCAGCTGTTCGTCGGCAGTCTGAAAGCAGTGAGCCCCTAACTCCTGAACCTCACGATGTCCCCCCTCAGAGGAAAcgcaagaagaagaaaatacctaCCG aTACTGAGACCTCTTTTACCCAGCAAAATGTTGCATCCTTATTTCAGAATGGAAATGGCATGGATGTTCCTGAAGCTGAAGAAACAGTGATCcgcaaacagagaaaaagaacaaa AAAACCTCGGCCAGCCGAAACGCACTGTTGCAATGAGCtggaagtggaggaggaagacATCATTGAAGATGAGCACAGAAAGAGCCCAGATCAGCAGCCTGTGTTTGCTGCTCCCACTGGAATTAGCCAGCCTGTTAGCAAAGTGTTTGTTGAAAAAAATC GACGTTTTCAGGCAGCTGACCGTGCAGAATTGattaaaaccactgaaaatatCAATGTACTTATGGATGTGAAGTCTTCATGGACTACGAGAGATGTTGCCCTCTCAGTGCACCGAAGTTTCAG GGTGATCGGACTCTTTACCCATGGCTTCCTTGCTGGGTATGCTGTATGGAACATCATTGTTGTCTACATTTTGGCAGGAAATCAACTTTCCACGGTTTCTAACCTGCTCCAGCAGTATAAGGCACTAGCCTACCCAGCTCAAAGTTTGTTCTATTTGTTGCTGTCTATCAGTACAGTCTCAGCCTTTGACAg GATTGATTTGGCGAAAGCATCAGTTGCACTGAGGGGCTTTCTTACCCTAGACCCAGCAGCAGTAGCCTCTTTCT TGTACTTTGCTGCTCTTATCTTATCCTTAAGCCAGCAGATGACATGTGACAGAATTAATCTCTACACACCACCTTCGGAAAATGGCAGCATCTG GATGGCAGGTACGGAGGAAGAAATTGTTCAGCCGTGGATTGTGGTGAATCTGGTAGTGTCTATTCTAGTTGGGGCAAGTTGGATCTTCTTGTCTTACCGACCAGAGCTAGACCACAGTGAAG aACTGATGTTTCATGCTGAAATCGAGGAATTTCCCCAGGGAGATATCATACCCAGAGTTCAGCCATAG
- the TMEM237 gene encoding transmembrane protein 237 isoform X1: MAAPRAGPGRCPPRALPPVPSGNQDEIPLSRPKKRKPKGKTPLDGIVQAAVRRQSESSEPLTPEPHDVPPQRKRKKKKIPTDTETSFTQQNVASLFQNGNGMDVPEAEETVIRKQRKRTKKPRPAETHCCNELEVEEEDIIEDEHRKSPDQQPVFAAPTGISQPVSKVFVEKNRRFQAADRAELIKTTENINVLMDVKSSWTTRDVALSVHRSFRVIGLFTHGFLAGYAVWNIIVVYILAGNQLSTVSNLLQQYKALAYPAQSLFYLLLSISTVSAFDRIDLAKASVALRGFLTLDPAAVASFLYFAALILSLSQQMTCDRINLYTPPSENGSIWMAGTEEEIVQPWIVVNLVVSILVGASWIFLSYRPELDHSEELMFHAEIEEFPQGDIIPRVQP, translated from the exons atGGCGGCGCCGCGGGCGGGCCCCGGCCGG TGCCCGCCTCGTGCCCTCCCTCCAGTGCCAAG TGGAAACCAAG ATGAGATTCCACTCAGTCGTCCCAAAAAAAGGAAGCCCAAAGGAAAGACTCCATTAG ATGGCATCGTCCAAGCAGCTGTTCGTCGGCAGTCTGAAAGCAGTGAGCCCCTAACTCCTGAACCTCACGATGTCCCCCCTCAGAGGAAAcgcaagaagaagaaaatacctaCCG aTACTGAGACCTCTTTTACCCAGCAAAATGTTGCATCCTTATTTCAGAATGGAAATGGCATGGATGTTCCTGAAGCTGAAGAAACAGTGATCcgcaaacagagaaaaagaacaaa AAAACCTCGGCCAGCCGAAACGCACTGTTGCAATGAGCtggaagtggaggaggaagacATCATTGAAGATGAGCACAGAAAGAGCCCAGATCAGCAGCCTGTGTTTGCTGCTCCCACTGGAATTAGCCAGCCTGTTAGCAAAGTGTTTGTTGAAAAAAATC GACGTTTTCAGGCAGCTGACCGTGCAGAATTGattaaaaccactgaaaatatCAATGTACTTATGGATGTGAAGTCTTCATGGACTACGAGAGATGTTGCCCTCTCAGTGCACCGAAGTTTCAG GGTGATCGGACTCTTTACCCATGGCTTCCTTGCTGGGTATGCTGTATGGAACATCATTGTTGTCTACATTTTGGCAGGAAATCAACTTTCCACGGTTTCTAACCTGCTCCAGCAGTATAAGGCACTAGCCTACCCAGCTCAAAGTTTGTTCTATTTGTTGCTGTCTATCAGTACAGTCTCAGCCTTTGACAg GATTGATTTGGCGAAAGCATCAGTTGCACTGAGGGGCTTTCTTACCCTAGACCCAGCAGCAGTAGCCTCTTTCT TGTACTTTGCTGCTCTTATCTTATCCTTAAGCCAGCAGATGACATGTGACAGAATTAATCTCTACACACCACCTTCGGAAAATGGCAGCATCTG GATGGCAGGTACGGAGGAAGAAATTGTTCAGCCGTGGATTGTGGTGAATCTGGTAGTGTCTATTCTAGTTGGGGCAAGTTGGATCTTCTTGTCTTACCGACCAGAGCTAGACCACAGTGAAG aACTGATGTTTCATGCTGAAATCGAGGAATTTCCCCAGGGAGATATCATACCCAGAGTTCAGCCATAG